In the genome of Phragmites australis chromosome 9, lpPhrAust1.1, whole genome shotgun sequence, the window CGCGGCAGTGGGGAGCACGGCCCTAGTCACCGACGGCACCAGCGGGAGGCGGTTCAGGGCGACCCAGGCCTCAGCGGCCCTGCGCTCCGCCATGGGCTCGTAGCGAGTGTAGAGCTCCCGGGCCTTCGGCTCGGCGCGGGCGATGGCCGACTTGGTGAGGCCCGTGGCTGTGCCCACGAGACCAGCCTGGCGGACCTCAGCAGCTGCCGAGCGGGCGAGGGTGGGGGCCTCCTTCACCACCGGCGGGACGCGACGGTCCAGCTCCTCGACAGACTCACCGACCTGCAAGGACGAACAGGACATGCAAAACCATAAGTCTTGGAACACAAATCTGATATTTCAAGAACCGAGTGTAAAATGATTTGTGGAACAATGAACAAGTGTCCAAATTTGCAGGATACTGAAAAATGTTATTACTGAACCATGAAGTGATTACAGCACTGCTAAActgcatatatatatgattgATATAAACACTAGGAACATCACTCACGCCTGATCATTTACCAATCGTAAGGGTACTCTAGACCAATACTACAGATCGCCACAAAGCATGTATATGATAACAAAGGGGAACTCAAGGAAATTGCACTCTCATAAGTTTTCTGATAAGCCACTCGCATTTAGTACAAAGATAAAGGTTTGTTTTCCCTGGTACTAACTTGCAACCTAGTTAATGTGGTCTCGAAGTTTTGAGGTAACTTTGTGCAAGTCTCAGTGTTGTGGCAAATTCTAGGCAGATTTGCTTAAGGATATGAGCAAGGAAGATTTGCTGCATGGTGCTCAAGGCCTCTTGCAGACTCTGACTGAAATCCTATCAGCCAGCGCCAACCCCCAAGATCCAACCCTGATGGCCAATTGCTGCTGGACAACCGGATGAAGACCAGGTGCTACAAGAGGAAGACAACACTGCCAATTGATCGCTTTCTTCTCCCTGCAACGTTGGCTTTTGTTTGATGTTCTATTATAGAGTATGCCATAAGGCACCATACATTTCTGTTACCTTGTTTCCCGGCTCTTTCCTATATTTGCTTTAGGCTCCTATCTACCTAAGTTTCGGTTAGTATGTGGTTCGGTTGATACTCTATTCTCGGTTCTATGCTTCTGTAAGATGCTGGTTGTAACTCTGGATTCCATTATTTCATAATGGAAATGGGGTTCCCCTGTGTTCAAAAAAAGTCTCAGTGTTGTGGCTGAATGCAAGTTTGTTTGTCTGTATCATCAATTAACACTTCTTTTTTCAATCGAGAATCATCAGTTAacttgctagttgctactaGGTGGATTCAATCACCCACCTCTAAGAACATCAACCCAAAGACCTTAAGAACTAAACATCCGCACTCTGAAACTAAGTCAGAATAAGAACAATCGTCCCAATAGTTCAGACAGCCTACGAAACTATCTATCCAAACCCTCTAACAACATGGCTAAATTCACAAATGTCACCCCGAAAAATTCACTCCGCCGCAAATTTAGGGGCGCATGTCATGGGGGATTGAACTTATTTAACAACTAATTTGTTGCACCGAATTATTTCAAGTAATCAAATTTACACCACCAAGAAATCGAATCGAATCAGGGATTATACCTTGCGGTCGAGGAACTTGAGGAGGTCGAGCGGCACGGCGTGGAACCGGTCGTAGACGGGCCCGACGACGGCCTTGACGGTGCCCTCGACGTGGTCCAcacccgggcggagcggcccgGCGCCCTGCTTGGCGTACGcgtacgccgccgccgccagcaccagcgcctgcgccgccgcctgctgCACGAACTCCAGGTACCtcagcctctcctcctccgTTGCCCTCTCCAccgtcacctcctcctcctgcgcACACAAGGAACCCCCACCCAAAACCAACATCACACCCATAAGAATCCAAGAAACGGCGACAGAACCAACCAATTCAACACCGCAAGGCATCAAGAAACGCAAGGAAACAAGAACCGTCGCTTACCGTGGCGGGCTGGTTGCTGGCGATCGGGGCGTCGTTGGCGGACTCGGCCATGGTTGCTCTCCGCGGATTCGAGGAAAGATGGGATTTTTCGCTTGTTTCTTGGTGATTTTTGCGGGATTTCTTGGGCTTGTGATGAGGAGAGATTGGGGTGGGGAATCGGGATTGTTTTATAGGTAGGAGACTTGCCGCGAATTTATACGGAggatttctttattttttagttgtttcattgACGAATTATTTTATAGGgaggatttattttttaattgctTAATTGCGAAGGAGCTTAATCGAAGCGCCCGTTTGCTTCCACCGGTTCGCGACTCCCGTCCGCGTGGTGACGTGGCGGCTTCTAGGGGTGAATTCTGTTTCACTGACAGTGGGGTAGGTGTTCTGTGGGGCCCACGAGTCGGTGGGAGGGGCGGCGCAGTTGGGGTGGGATGTGACGTGGGGGCGGTTTGTGTTCACGCGGTGAGGGTGTGAACCGCAGTCCGCTGGGTTTGTCGGCAATTTTTTTTAACgatttttatttgttctttTAGACCCAGGATTTTAtttgtttggaagcttcgagaGGAGGTCAAAGGTTTGTGGTTCAGCGTATCTTGGGCAAAAATCAGAATTTCAGTAAGATCACTTGTGATCTAATTTTTATGGTTTGTTGAACTGCTATACGTTTTTTCCTGTGTTTCAATATCTGATAATATTTTTGTGTGTATAATTTACATTTTTTTGCAATTAAGCGTTAGGGTTTGATCTTCCAAAAAGTTTAGATCTACCAAGATTCCAGTAGGTTTTATCTTGAATAAGAAATGCATTTAGTTTGAACTTAAAGGAACGAAAAGAACGATAAGATATATACTCCTTTccttctaaaataaatatcgttttGAATATTAACATGGTCATcaaaatacaactttgactactattttttgctataatatattaataaaatgtTGCAAAAGTATAATATTATGGAAGTACTTTTTGAGACAAATCTATCCATgtcattttcaaatatccaaactcaataaataataataatttgtagctaaaatttaaaataattaactACACGCAACACAAACACTACTTATTTTGAACCGGAGAGGGTAATCAAGTAAATATACTATTGAGTCAAGAATCCGCGATCTCTCAGCTCACTGCTACTGTAGTTTACTGTAGTAGTGGCCCACGTACCGgttatgtacatgtatatatacatatacgtatacatacatatgtaattttcttttccgaAAAATTCTTGAAAAgtgtcgaaatgaatattagttatattaataaatctgctgaaaaaaaactaaaatgcaaagaaaaatatctaaaactcaaaaaaaaatatgaaacaatttttttaggttagtattactttccatctacatgttaaaactatgtgcatgaataaaatactattgttttctttataattaattgaatgtgtttagcattaataatttcataaataaatattgaaatgtacaaattttgtgaatctaatttttttagtcttcttttatcgtGTTATATACATCAAAATAAAAACGGTGCCAATAAGACTAGTAGTCAACAACATCACATCCCATCCCAACCCAAAATATCACTTATTTTGATAAAGCAAAAGGAATtgtgaaaaaattcaaaaatctaAGGAGGGTCTTTAGGAACTGGCAAAAAAGTCTCTCTAGTTTGGCTGCTTCTATCTCCAATACAAAATTAATTATTCTTCTTCTAGACACTTTGGAGAAATTTAGGGATCTCTCTTTGTAGGGATGGAATTTTAGGGATATTTTCAGCAACATTTGGCCCACTTGTTGGCTAAAAACAATTATTGGAAACAAAGATGAAGCTTAAATTGGGTTAAATTTAGTGATGAGTGCCCCAAGTTTTTCCATGCTAATGCTACTATCAAGCATAGGAGGAATTCTATTATGACCATGACAAATGCTATGGGGACTATTCATACCTCTCATGAGGAAAAATCAAAATTGTTATGGGATGCCTACAAAGATCGTCTTGGAACTTTTGAATTTATTCAAATGTATTTTGATTTGTCTAGCCTAATAAGTCCTGTAAATGATTTGGGGTGGATTGAGCTCCCATTCACTAAGGATGAAACTAACGGGATTATTTCTAGCCTTCCTTCTAATCAGTCTCTTGGACCTGATGGATTCATTAATATTTCTTATAAAAAGTTGGTCCACCATTGCTCAGGATTTTTATGATCTCTGCCAAAGACTTTTGGGAAAGAAATATTAATGTTCAAAGCATCAATGGGTCTTACATTACTCTTGTGCCAAAAAAAAGGACAACCCAAATCATATTGGAGATTACATACCCATCTCTTTGCTTAACTCATCTATTAAGCTTATCATAAAGATCTTGGCTGACAGGCTTCAAAAGGTTATTATTCAGCTTATTCATAGAAACCAGTATGGATTCATCAAGGAGAGATTCATCCAAAACTGTTTGATTTGGTCTTTTGAATACTTGCATATTTGTCAAAGTTAGACTTTGAGAAAGCTTTTGACAAGGTGGAGCATCAGGTTACTCTAGATATTCTTCTTCATAAGGATTTTGGTCAACATTGGATTTCTTGgatttatgattttttgaaatCTGGAACCTCATCCGTCGTGCTAAATGGGGTACTAGGTAAAGTTTTTATTGTAAAAGAGGAGTTAGGCAAGGTGATCCcctttccctcctcctctttgTTTTAGCTGCTGATCTCCTTAAGAGAATTTTGAACAAAGCCAAGCATCTGGGTTTGCTACATCTGCCCATTCAAGGTGGTATCGAACAAGACTTTCTAGTGGtgcaatatgcagatgacactcTTCTTGTCCCTCAAGCCTATCCAAAGTAGTTATTTGTTCTTAAAGCCCTGCTTAATACCTTTGTTGCCTCAATAAGGTTAAGAGTAAATTACAGTAAATCTTTCATGGTTCATATAAATATCCCAGATGAGAAAATGAAGATTCTATCAAGGACTTTTAATTGTTATAAAGGGACTCTACCCTTCACTTATCTTGGGTTACCTTTGAGTCTCATTAAACCTAGATTGGAAGATTCCATGCCCCTCATTAAAAGGGCTGAAAGAAGAATGATATGCACATCAACCTTTTTAACTCAAGCTGGTCATCTTGAAATAGTAAATAATGTTTTATCATTGCTGCCAACTTTTTACATATGTACTCTTAAAATTTCCTCTACAGTAATAAAGAAAATTAACAACTATAGAAGACATTGTTTATGGA includes:
- the LOC133928461 gene encoding REF/SRPP-like protein OsI_017815, whose product is MAESANDAPIASNQPATEEEVTVERATEEERLRYLEFVQQAAAQALVLAAAAYAYAKQGAGPLRPGVDHVEGTVKAVVGPVYDRFHAVPLDLLKFLDRKVGESVEELDRRVPPVVKEAPTLARSAAAEVRQAGLVGTATGLTKSAIARAEPKARELYTRYEPMAERRAAEAWVALNRLPLVPSVTRAVLPTAAQLSARYNSAVRDGAKRGNTVATYLPLVPTERLARVFGCPTADAAPAPEMQPIPSQ